The following are encoded together in the Neomonachus schauinslandi chromosome 15, ASM220157v2, whole genome shotgun sequence genome:
- the TMUB2 gene encoding transmembrane and ubiquitin-like domain-containing protein 2 isoform X3, producing MSVDPVSSQAMEFSDVTLIEGVGNEVTVLAGVVVLILALVLAWLSTYVADSGSNQLLGTIVSAGDTSVLHLGHVDHLVAGQGTPEPTELPHPSEGLPKRQAGPESSSPEALLRSEDSSCLPPSPGLISVRLKFLNDTEELAVARPEDTVGALKSKYFPGQESQMKLIYQGRLLQDPARTLRSLNITDNCVIHCHRSPPGSAVPGPSASLAPSSATEPPSLGVSVGSLMVPVFVVLLGVVWYFRINYRQFFTAPATVSLVGVTIFFSFLVFGMYGR from the exons TGTCGACCCAGTCAGCAGCCAGGCCATGGAGTTCTCTGATGTCACCCTCATTGAGGGTGTGGGTAATGAGGTGACTGTGCTGGCAGGTGTGGTGGTGCTGATTCTAGCCTTGGTCCTAGCTTGGCTCTCTACCTACGTAGCAGACAGCGGTAGCAACCAGCTCCTGGGCACCATTGTGTCAGCTGGAGACACATCCGTCCTCCACCTGGGGCATGTGGACCATCTAGTGGCAGGCCAAGGCACCCCAGAGCCAACCGAACTCCCCCATCCATCCGAGG GCCTTCCCAAAAGACAAGCAGGCCCAGAAAGCAGCAGTCCAGAGGCCCTTCTGAGATCTGAGGATAGCagctgcctccctcccagccctggcctcaTCAGTGTGCGGCTCAAATTCCTCAATGACACCGAGGAGCTGGCTGTGGCCAGGCCGGAGGATACTGTGGGTGCCCTGAAGAG TAAGTACTTCCCTGGACAAGAAAGCCAGATGAAACTGATCTACCAGGGCCGTCTACTGCAGGACCCGGCCCGCACACTGCGTTCCCTGAACATTACCGACAACTGTGTGATTCACTGCCACCGCTCACCCCCAGGGTCGGCTGTTCCAGGCCCTTCAGCCTCCCTGGCCCCCTCTTCAGCCACTGAACCCCCCAGCCTCGGCGTCAGTGTGGGCAGCCTCATGGTGCCTGTGTTTGTGGTGCTGTTGGGTGTGGTCTGGTACTTCCGTATCAATTACCGCCAGTTCTTCACAGCACCTGCCACGGTCTCCCTGGTGGGGGTCACTATCTTCTTCAGCTTCCTAGTATTTGGGATGTATGGACGATAA
- the TMUB2 gene encoding transmembrane and ubiquitin-like domain-containing protein 2 isoform X4 — protein MISRHRQNNLMSVDPVSSQAMEFSDVTLIEGVGNEVTVLAGVVVLILALVLAWLSTYVADSGSNQLLGTIVSAGDTSVLHLGHVDHLVAGQGTPEPTELPHPSEVSTSLDKKAR, from the exons TGTCGACCCAGTCAGCAGCCAGGCCATGGAGTTCTCTGATGTCACCCTCATTGAGGGTGTGGGTAATGAGGTGACTGTGCTGGCAGGTGTGGTGGTGCTGATTCTAGCCTTGGTCCTAGCTTGGCTCTCTACCTACGTAGCAGACAGCGGTAGCAACCAGCTCCTGGGCACCATTGTGTCAGCTGGAGACACATCCGTCCTCCACCTGGGGCATGTGGACCATCTAGTGGCAGGCCAAGGCACCCCAGAGCCAACCGAACTCCCCCATCCATCCGAGG TAAGTACTTCCCTGGACAAGAAAGCCAGATGA
- the TMUB2 gene encoding transmembrane and ubiquitin-like domain-containing protein 2 isoform X1, whose protein sequence is MISRHRQNNLMSVDPVSSQAMEFSDVTLIEGVGNEVTVLAGVVVLILALVLAWLSTYVADSGSNQLLGTIVSAGDTSVLHLGHVDHLVAGQGTPEPTELPHPSEGNDEKAEEAGEGGGDSTGEPGAGGGIEPSLEHLLDIQGLPKRQAGPESSSPEALLRSEDSSCLPPSPGLISVRLKFLNDTEELAVARPEDTVGALKSKYFPGQESQMKLIYQGRLLQDPARTLRSLNITDNCVIHCHRSPPGSAVPGPSASLAPSSATEPPSLGVSVGSLMVPVFVVLLGVVWYFRINYRQFFTAPATVSLVGVTIFFSFLVFGMYGR, encoded by the exons TGTCGACCCAGTCAGCAGCCAGGCCATGGAGTTCTCTGATGTCACCCTCATTGAGGGTGTGGGTAATGAGGTGACTGTGCTGGCAGGTGTGGTGGTGCTGATTCTAGCCTTGGTCCTAGCTTGGCTCTCTACCTACGTAGCAGACAGCGGTAGCAACCAGCTCCTGGGCACCATTGTGTCAGCTGGAGACACATCCGTCCTCCACCTGGGGCATGTGGACCATCTAGTGGCAGGCCAAGGCACCCCAGAGCCAACCGAACTCCCCCATCCATCCGAGGGTAATGATGAGAAGGCTGAAGAGGCTGGTGAAGGTGGGGGAGACTCCACAGGGgagcctggagctgggggtggtATTGAGCCGAGCCTTGAGCATCTGCTTGACATCCAAGGCCTTCCCAAAAGACAAGCAGGCCCAGAAAGCAGCAGTCCAGAGGCCCTTCTGAGATCTGAGGATAGCagctgcctccctcccagccctggcctcaTCAGTGTGCGGCTCAAATTCCTCAATGACACCGAGGAGCTGGCTGTGGCCAGGCCGGAGGATACTGTGGGTGCCCTGAAGAG TAAGTACTTCCCTGGACAAGAAAGCCAGATGAAACTGATCTACCAGGGCCGTCTACTGCAGGACCCGGCCCGCACACTGCGTTCCCTGAACATTACCGACAACTGTGTGATTCACTGCCACCGCTCACCCCCAGGGTCGGCTGTTCCAGGCCCTTCAGCCTCCCTGGCCCCCTCTTCAGCCACTGAACCCCCCAGCCTCGGCGTCAGTGTGGGCAGCCTCATGGTGCCTGTGTTTGTGGTGCTGTTGGGTGTGGTCTGGTACTTCCGTATCAATTACCGCCAGTTCTTCACAGCACCTGCCACGGTCTCCCTGGTGGGGGTCACTATCTTCTTCAGCTTCCTAGTATTTGGGATGTATGGACGATAA
- the TMUB2 gene encoding transmembrane and ubiquitin-like domain-containing protein 2 isoform X2, which yields MEFSDVTLIEGVGNEVTVLAGVVVLILALVLAWLSTYVADSGSNQLLGTIVSAGDTSVLHLGHVDHLVAGQGTPEPTELPHPSEGNDEKAEEAGEGGGDSTGEPGAGGGIEPSLEHLLDIQGLPKRQAGPESSSPEALLRSEDSSCLPPSPGLISVRLKFLNDTEELAVARPEDTVGALKSKYFPGQESQMKLIYQGRLLQDPARTLRSLNITDNCVIHCHRSPPGSAVPGPSASLAPSSATEPPSLGVSVGSLMVPVFVVLLGVVWYFRINYRQFFTAPATVSLVGVTIFFSFLVFGMYGR from the exons ATGGAGTTCTCTGATGTCACCCTCATTGAGGGTGTGGGTAATGAGGTGACTGTGCTGGCAGGTGTGGTGGTGCTGATTCTAGCCTTGGTCCTAGCTTGGCTCTCTACCTACGTAGCAGACAGCGGTAGCAACCAGCTCCTGGGCACCATTGTGTCAGCTGGAGACACATCCGTCCTCCACCTGGGGCATGTGGACCATCTAGTGGCAGGCCAAGGCACCCCAGAGCCAACCGAACTCCCCCATCCATCCGAGGGTAATGATGAGAAGGCTGAAGAGGCTGGTGAAGGTGGGGGAGACTCCACAGGGgagcctggagctgggggtggtATTGAGCCGAGCCTTGAGCATCTGCTTGACATCCAAGGCCTTCCCAAAAGACAAGCAGGCCCAGAAAGCAGCAGTCCAGAGGCCCTTCTGAGATCTGAGGATAGCagctgcctccctcccagccctggcctcaTCAGTGTGCGGCTCAAATTCCTCAATGACACCGAGGAGCTGGCTGTGGCCAGGCCGGAGGATACTGTGGGTGCCCTGAAGAG TAAGTACTTCCCTGGACAAGAAAGCCAGATGAAACTGATCTACCAGGGCCGTCTACTGCAGGACCCGGCCCGCACACTGCGTTCCCTGAACATTACCGACAACTGTGTGATTCACTGCCACCGCTCACCCCCAGGGTCGGCTGTTCCAGGCCCTTCAGCCTCCCTGGCCCCCTCTTCAGCCACTGAACCCCCCAGCCTCGGCGTCAGTGTGGGCAGCCTCATGGTGCCTGTGTTTGTGGTGCTGTTGGGTGTGGTCTGGTACTTCCGTATCAATTACCGCCAGTTCTTCACAGCACCTGCCACGGTCTCCCTGGTGGGGGTCACTATCTTCTTCAGCTTCCTAGTATTTGGGATGTATGGACGATAA
- the ATXN7L3 gene encoding ataxin-7-like protein 3 isoform X2, translated as MKMEEMSLSGLDNSKLEAIAQEIYADLVEDSCLGFCFEVHRAVKCGYFFLDDTDPDSMKDFEIVDQPGLDIFGQVFNQWKSKECVCPNCSRSIAASRFAPHLEKCLGMGRNSSRIANRRIANSNNMNKSESDQEDNDDINDNDWSYGSEKKAKKRKSDKNPNSPRRSKSLKHKNGFSVCTSASNTLPLLFSSSGELSNSDPFKYNNSTGISYETLGPDELRNLLTTQCGVISEHTKKMCTRSLRCPQHTDEQRRAVRIYFLGPSVVLPEVESSLDNDSFDMTDSQALISRLQWDGSSDLSPSDSGSSKTSENQGWGLGTNSSESRKTKKKKSHLSLVGTASSLGSNKKKKPKPPAPPTPSIYDDIN; from the exons atgaaaatggagGAAATGTCTTTGTCTGGCCTGGATAACAGCAAACTAGAG GCCATAGCTCAGGAGATATACGCGGACCTGGTCGAGGATTCTTGTTTGGGATTCTGCTTCGAGGTACACCGGGCTGTCAAGTGTGGCTACTTCTTCCTGGACGACACGGACCCTGATAGCATGAAGGATTTTG AGATCGTGGACCAGCCGGGGTTGGACATCTTTGGACAGGTTTTCAACCAGTGGAAGAGCAAGGAGTGTGTCTGCCCCAATTGCAGCCGCAGTATTGCTGCCTCCCGCTTCGCTCCCCACCTGGAGAAGTGCCTGGGAATGGGCCGGAACAGCAGCCGCATCGCCAACCGCCG GATTGCCAATAGCAACAATATGAACAAGTCCGAGAGTGACCAAGAGGATAACGATGACATCAATGATAACGACTGGTCCTATGGCTCAGAGAAGAAAG ccaagaagagaaaatcagACAAG AACCCCAATTCCCCTCGAAGATCCAAgtctttaaaacacaaaaatg GGTTCTCTGTCTGTACCTCTGCATCAAACacccttccccttcttttttcttcttcaggggAACTTAGCAATTCGGATCCTTTTAAG TATAACAACTCAACTGGGATCAGCTACGAGACTCTGGGGCCAGACGAGCTGCGTAATCTGCTCACCACG CAATGTGGGGTGATTTCTGAACACACCAAGAAGATGTGCACAAG GTCCCTGCGCTGCCCCCAGCACACAGATGAGCAGCGGCGAGCCGTGCGGATTTATTTCCTCGGACCCTCAGT CGTCCTTCCAGAGGTCGAGAGTTCCCTGGATAATGACAGCTTTGACATGACTGACAGCCAGGCCCTGATCAGCCGGCTTCAGTGGGACGGCTCCTCTGATCTCTCACCCTCTGATTCAGGCTCCTCCAAGACGAGTGAGAATCAGGGATGGGGTCTAG GTACCAACAGCTCTGAGTCAcggaaaaccaagaaaaagaaatcccatcTGAGCCTGGTAGGGACTGCCTCCAGCCTAGGCTCCAACAAGAAGAAGAAGCCAAAGCCACCGGCACCCCCAACGCCCAGCATCTACGATGACATCAACTGA
- the ATXN7L3 gene encoding ataxin-7-like protein 3 isoform X4 — protein sequence MKMEEMSLSGLDNSKLEAIAQEIYADLVEDSCLGFCFEVHRAVKCGYFFLDDTDPDSMKDFEIVDQPGLDIFGQVFNQWKSKECVCPNCSRSIAASRFAPHLEKCLGMGRNSSRIANRRIANSNNMNKSESDQEDNDDINDNDWSYGSEKKAKKRKSDKNPNSPRRSKSLKHKNGELSNSDPFKYNNSTGISYETLGPDELRNLLTTQCGVISEHTKKMCTRSLRCPQHTDEQRRAVRIYFLGPSVVLPEVESSLDNDSFDMTDSQALISRLQWDGSSDLSPSDSGSSKTSENQGWGLGTNSSESRKTKKKKSHLSLVGTASSLGSNKKKKPKPPAPPTPSIYDDIN from the exons atgaaaatggagGAAATGTCTTTGTCTGGCCTGGATAACAGCAAACTAGAG GCCATAGCTCAGGAGATATACGCGGACCTGGTCGAGGATTCTTGTTTGGGATTCTGCTTCGAGGTACACCGGGCTGTCAAGTGTGGCTACTTCTTCCTGGACGACACGGACCCTGATAGCATGAAGGATTTTG AGATCGTGGACCAGCCGGGGTTGGACATCTTTGGACAGGTTTTCAACCAGTGGAAGAGCAAGGAGTGTGTCTGCCCCAATTGCAGCCGCAGTATTGCTGCCTCCCGCTTCGCTCCCCACCTGGAGAAGTGCCTGGGAATGGGCCGGAACAGCAGCCGCATCGCCAACCGCCG GATTGCCAATAGCAACAATATGAACAAGTCCGAGAGTGACCAAGAGGATAACGATGACATCAATGATAACGACTGGTCCTATGGCTCAGAGAAGAAAG ccaagaagagaaaatcagACAAG AACCCCAATTCCCCTCGAAGATCCAAgtctttaaaacacaaaaatg gggAACTTAGCAATTCGGATCCTTTTAAG TATAACAACTCAACTGGGATCAGCTACGAGACTCTGGGGCCAGACGAGCTGCGTAATCTGCTCACCACG CAATGTGGGGTGATTTCTGAACACACCAAGAAGATGTGCACAAG GTCCCTGCGCTGCCCCCAGCACACAGATGAGCAGCGGCGAGCCGTGCGGATTTATTTCCTCGGACCCTCAGT CGTCCTTCCAGAGGTCGAGAGTTCCCTGGATAATGACAGCTTTGACATGACTGACAGCCAGGCCCTGATCAGCCGGCTTCAGTGGGACGGCTCCTCTGATCTCTCACCCTCTGATTCAGGCTCCTCCAAGACGAGTGAGAATCAGGGATGGGGTCTAG GTACCAACAGCTCTGAGTCAcggaaaaccaagaaaaagaaatcccatcTGAGCCTGGTAGGGACTGCCTCCAGCCTAGGCTCCAACAAGAAGAAGAAGCCAAAGCCACCGGCACCCCCAACGCCCAGCATCTACGATGACATCAACTGA
- the ATXN7L3 gene encoding ataxin-7-like protein 3 isoform X3 has translation MKMEEMSLSGLDNSKLEAIAQEIYADLVEDSCLGFCFEVHRAVKCGYFFLDDTDPDSMKDFEIVDQPGLDIFGQVFNQWKSKECVCPNCSRSIAASRFAPHLEKCLGMGRNSSRIANRRIANSNNMNKSESDQEDNDDINDNDWSYGSEKKAKKRKSDKLWYLPFQNPNSPRRSKSLKHKNGELSNSDPFKYNNSTGISYETLGPDELRNLLTTQCGVISEHTKKMCTRSLRCPQHTDEQRRAVRIYFLGPSVVLPEVESSLDNDSFDMTDSQALISRLQWDGSSDLSPSDSGSSKTSENQGWGLGTNSSESRKTKKKKSHLSLVGTASSLGSNKKKKPKPPAPPTPSIYDDIN, from the exons atgaaaatggagGAAATGTCTTTGTCTGGCCTGGATAACAGCAAACTAGAG GCCATAGCTCAGGAGATATACGCGGACCTGGTCGAGGATTCTTGTTTGGGATTCTGCTTCGAGGTACACCGGGCTGTCAAGTGTGGCTACTTCTTCCTGGACGACACGGACCCTGATAGCATGAAGGATTTTG AGATCGTGGACCAGCCGGGGTTGGACATCTTTGGACAGGTTTTCAACCAGTGGAAGAGCAAGGAGTGTGTCTGCCCCAATTGCAGCCGCAGTATTGCTGCCTCCCGCTTCGCTCCCCACCTGGAGAAGTGCCTGGGAATGGGCCGGAACAGCAGCCGCATCGCCAACCGCCG GATTGCCAATAGCAACAATATGAACAAGTCCGAGAGTGACCAAGAGGATAACGATGACATCAATGATAACGACTGGTCCTATGGCTCAGAGAAGAAAG ccaagaagagaaaatcagACAAG CTGTGGTATCTCCCATTCCAGAACCCCAATTCCCCTCGAAGATCCAAgtctttaaaacacaaaaatg gggAACTTAGCAATTCGGATCCTTTTAAG TATAACAACTCAACTGGGATCAGCTACGAGACTCTGGGGCCAGACGAGCTGCGTAATCTGCTCACCACG CAATGTGGGGTGATTTCTGAACACACCAAGAAGATGTGCACAAG GTCCCTGCGCTGCCCCCAGCACACAGATGAGCAGCGGCGAGCCGTGCGGATTTATTTCCTCGGACCCTCAGT CGTCCTTCCAGAGGTCGAGAGTTCCCTGGATAATGACAGCTTTGACATGACTGACAGCCAGGCCCTGATCAGCCGGCTTCAGTGGGACGGCTCCTCTGATCTCTCACCCTCTGATTCAGGCTCCTCCAAGACGAGTGAGAATCAGGGATGGGGTCTAG GTACCAACAGCTCTGAGTCAcggaaaaccaagaaaaagaaatcccatcTGAGCCTGGTAGGGACTGCCTCCAGCCTAGGCTCCAACAAGAAGAAGAAGCCAAAGCCACCGGCACCCCCAACGCCCAGCATCTACGATGACATCAACTGA
- the ATXN7L3 gene encoding ataxin-7-like protein 3 isoform X1, whose protein sequence is MKMEEMSLSGLDNSKLEAIAQEIYADLVEDSCLGFCFEVHRAVKCGYFFLDDTDPDSMKDFEIVDQPGLDIFGQVFNQWKSKECVCPNCSRSIAASRFAPHLEKCLGMGRNSSRIANRRIANSNNMNKSESDQEDNDDINDNDWSYGSEKKAKKRKSDKLWYLPFQNPNSPRRSKSLKHKNGFSVCTSASNTLPLLFSSSGELSNSDPFKYNNSTGISYETLGPDELRNLLTTQCGVISEHTKKMCTRSLRCPQHTDEQRRAVRIYFLGPSVVLPEVESSLDNDSFDMTDSQALISRLQWDGSSDLSPSDSGSSKTSENQGWGLGTNSSESRKTKKKKSHLSLVGTASSLGSNKKKKPKPPAPPTPSIYDDIN, encoded by the exons atgaaaatggagGAAATGTCTTTGTCTGGCCTGGATAACAGCAAACTAGAG GCCATAGCTCAGGAGATATACGCGGACCTGGTCGAGGATTCTTGTTTGGGATTCTGCTTCGAGGTACACCGGGCTGTCAAGTGTGGCTACTTCTTCCTGGACGACACGGACCCTGATAGCATGAAGGATTTTG AGATCGTGGACCAGCCGGGGTTGGACATCTTTGGACAGGTTTTCAACCAGTGGAAGAGCAAGGAGTGTGTCTGCCCCAATTGCAGCCGCAGTATTGCTGCCTCCCGCTTCGCTCCCCACCTGGAGAAGTGCCTGGGAATGGGCCGGAACAGCAGCCGCATCGCCAACCGCCG GATTGCCAATAGCAACAATATGAACAAGTCCGAGAGTGACCAAGAGGATAACGATGACATCAATGATAACGACTGGTCCTATGGCTCAGAGAAGAAAG ccaagaagagaaaatcagACAAG CTGTGGTATCTCCCATTCCAGAACCCCAATTCCCCTCGAAGATCCAAgtctttaaaacacaaaaatg GGTTCTCTGTCTGTACCTCTGCATCAAACacccttccccttcttttttcttcttcaggggAACTTAGCAATTCGGATCCTTTTAAG TATAACAACTCAACTGGGATCAGCTACGAGACTCTGGGGCCAGACGAGCTGCGTAATCTGCTCACCACG CAATGTGGGGTGATTTCTGAACACACCAAGAAGATGTGCACAAG GTCCCTGCGCTGCCCCCAGCACACAGATGAGCAGCGGCGAGCCGTGCGGATTTATTTCCTCGGACCCTCAGT CGTCCTTCCAGAGGTCGAGAGTTCCCTGGATAATGACAGCTTTGACATGACTGACAGCCAGGCCCTGATCAGCCGGCTTCAGTGGGACGGCTCCTCTGATCTCTCACCCTCTGATTCAGGCTCCTCCAAGACGAGTGAGAATCAGGGATGGGGTCTAG GTACCAACAGCTCTGAGTCAcggaaaaccaagaaaaagaaatcccatcTGAGCCTGGTAGGGACTGCCTCCAGCCTAGGCTCCAACAAGAAGAAGAAGCCAAAGCCACCGGCACCCCCAACGCCCAGCATCTACGATGACATCAACTGA